The following proteins are co-located in the Leishmania major strain Friedlin complete genome, chromosome 30 genome:
- a CDS encoding putative CAS/CSE/importin domain protein, translated as MQPINPNDRNTQAQFVEIACRAVSPDPTVRTPAERELLAYLDAVDQQSGLPQLLLELTHGETPHDTFFAISFKNMVKKCWDPSTSEHCVQECDKVAVRATIIESMLRSSGAVQRNLAEAIALIAQVDFPTAWADALSLIVKVLTSGNDVAQLRAALSTSHSVLRKYRHQGELTEALVHELRAIYSLLCPALVRSMESLLLTTETQGANVTEVYKGITDAVECLRDITSLDLGDEFIERIGPIVSMYNQCLSRVSAPSALYGAQASAMIDMNSAVIACMTHWLNSFDEDFEKFAPQFIEVVIGMLANQMSSDPSMDDLVVCSLELVSSACRGTTRSHLNAREKLQYILQFIILPNLALREDDLETYTSDPDEYIKKNIEGSNFHTRRRAAVELVRSLLLYLPEVARPLLAEVTTSLLQTAHGDWRAKDTAIYLAFVLVVDGQLVNTQRGVTAQQLSEIIPVAQILDGHVFPEVRCDLSAQSPGIVKADCMLVVAAFRHLIASTAYEFLVPALTRHIAVGDAVVMTYAAHTLKCFLSITEASAAAALEAVFTGNALSILEGLCVRIQQTEAPNPYLMQYLMSVCFRFPKLVAPFAAQVMASLHTPLYRAVRNPSNALYSHCMFEVTSKCVALQPGARAEFEGMLWPNFAHVLRENVVEYVPYVLQIFAQLVRTYQSSDAAQRWAENPAENYQALVCPLTQPQMYEMRTQIPAPVCLLCAFVEVYPGYMHRTGLTNPALNVFNILVRLKNYDNEGLNILTSMLLAYPADVMDVYMDTVFKVLMDRLQSSSTPKYVRILILFLSVVVVQRRDADYLANRLNNIEGGLFMRVLGNVWLPRVQKITGDVERKTCVVALARLLCESTALQSDTAAWVTSASSCLRMLHDGVEPDDHISFTPAASAAPNPESLLGSAIGADELTSSFHPLREAMQSPRDVCSHVPDAQAFFQTELSSFLKGRGAHLSASLKQWLGPHTPTWLP; from the coding sequence ATGCAGCCAATCAACCCAAATGACCGGAACACCCAAGCGCAGTTCGTCGAGATTGCTTGCAGGGCAGTCTCGCCGGACCCGACGGTGCGCACGCCGGCGGAGAGAGAGCTTCTAGCTTATCTGGACGCCGTGGATCAACAAAGTGGGCTGCCGCAGCTACTGCTGGAGCTCACCCATGGCGAGACTCCTCATGACACCTTCTTCGCCATTAGCTTTAAAAACATGGTGAAGAAGTGCTGGGATCCATCCACGTCGGAGCACTGCGTCCAGGAGTGCGATAAAGTCGCTGTGCGCGCTACGATTATCGAGAGCATGCTTCGCTCATCGggtgcggtgcagcggaaCTTGGCCGAAGCCATCGCCCTCATAGCTCAGGTTGATTTTCCCACTGCATGGGCCGATGCTTTGTCCCTAATCGTAAAAGTGCTCACTTCCGGAAATGATGTTGCCCAActgcgtgctgcgctgtcCACGTCTCACAGCGTTTTGCGGAAGTACCGCCATCAGGGCGAGTTGACAGAGGCGCTTGTGCACGAACTGCGTGCCATCTATAGCTTGCTGTGCCCCGCGCTGGTTCGCAGCATGGAGTCGCTGCTTTTGACGACGGAGACGCAGGGTGCCAATGTGACCGAGGTGTACAAAGGCATCACGGATGCCGTGGAATGCCTGCGCGATATTACCTCACTAGACCTCGGTGACGAGTTCATCGAGCGCATCGGTCCCATCGTAAGCATGTACAATCAATGCCTCAGCAGGGTAagcgcgccgtcggcctTGTACGGAGCTCAGGCAAGTGCCATGATCGACATGAACTCGGCCGTGATAGCGTGCATGACGCACTGGCTAAATTCGTTTGACGAGGACTTTGAGAAGTTCGCACCGCAGTTCATCGAAGTCGTGATTGGGATGTTGGCGAATCAGATGAGCAGCGACCCTTCCATGGATGATTTGGTGGTTTGCTCTCTCGAGTTGgtcagcagcgcgtgccgGGGTACCACCCGCTCCCACCTGAACGCGAGAGAGAAGCTGCAGTATATACTTCAGTTCATCATCCTCCCGAATCTTGCACTTCGCGAGGATGATCTGGAGACCTACACGAGCGACCCGGACGAGTATATTAAGAAGAACATTGAGGGTTCCAACTTTCAcactcgccgccgcgccgccgtggagtTGGTGCGCTCCCTGCTTCTATATCTTCCGGAAGTCGCGCGGCCGCTCCTCGCCGAGGTGACCACTTCACTCCTCCAAACTGCACACGGAGACTGGAGGGCCAAAGACACTGCCATCTACCTAGCGTTTGTGCTAGTAGTGGATGGGCAGCTGGTGAACACACAGCGCGGTgtgacggcgcagcagctcagcgaAATTATTCCAGTTGCTCAAATCCTTGACGGCCACGTTTTCCCGGAAGTCAGGTGTGATTTGTCAGCGCAGAGCCCTGGCATCGTCAAGGCAGACTGCATGCTCGTAGTTGCAGCCTTCCGTCATCTCATCGCCTCCACGGCATACGAGTTCCTAGTGCCAGCTCTGACTCGCCACATCGCGGTTGGGGACGCCGTGGTGATGACATATGCGGCCCACACCCTCAAGTGCTTTCTTTCCATCACCGAAGcgtcggccgccgctgcccttgAGGCGGTCTTTACGGGAAACGCCCTCAGCATTCTCGAAGGCCTCTGCGTGCGCATCCAACAGACAGAGGCGCCCAATCCGTACCTGATGCAGTACCTCATGAGTGTGTGCTTCCGCTTTCCGAAACTTGTCGCCCCCTTCGCGGCACAGGTGATGGCTTCTCTCCACACGCCGCTGTACAGAGCCGTTCGTAACCCTTCCAACGCGCTGTACAGCCATTGCATGTTCGAGGTCACCTCGAAgtgtgtggcgctgcagccaggAGCAAGGGCTGAGTTCGAGGGGATGCTGTGGCCCAACTTCGCACACGTGCTACGCGAGAACGTCGTCGAGTACGTGCCATATGTTCTCCAAATATTTGCCCAACTCGTGCGCACGTACCAGTCCAgcgatgctgcgcagcggtggGCCGAAAACCCCGCTGAGAACTACCAAGCCCTCGTCTGCCCGCTTACTCAACCGCAGATGTACGAAATGCGTACACAGATACCTGCGCCAGTGTGCTTGCTCTGCGCGTTCGTCGAAGTCTACCCGGGATACATGCATCGGACCGGGCTGACCAACCCAGCTCTGAACGTCTTCAACATATTGGTGCGTCTCAAGAATTACGATAACGAGGGCTTGAACATTCTCACATCTATGCTGCTTGCATACCCTGCGGATGTCATGGACGTGTACATGGACACAGTATTCAAGGTTCTGATGGATCGATTGCAGAGCTCCTCTACACCGAAGTATGTGCGCATCCTGATCCTATTCTTGTCggttgtggtggtgcagcgccgggACGCTGACTACCTGGCGAATCGCCTCAACAACATCGAGGGCGGCTTGTTCATGCGGGTTCTCGGCAACGTATGGCTGCCTCGCGTGCAGAAGATCACCGGCGATGTGGAGCGCAAGACAtgcgtggtggcgctggccaGGCTTCTTTGCGAgtccacggcgctgcagtcTGACACGGCAGCGTGGGTGACGAGTGCTTCCAGTTGCCTCAGGATGCTTCACGATGGCGTGGAGCCGGACGACCACATCAGCTTCACGCCCGCtgcgagcgcggcgccgaATCCAGAGTCCCTGCTCGGCAGTGCCATCGGAGCAGATGAGCTCACCAGCTCGTTTCACCCTCTACGAGAGGCGATGCAAAGTCCGCGTGACGTCTGCAGCCACGTCCCCGACGCCCAAGCGTTCTTTCAAACTGAGTTGTCCAGCTTTCTCaagggccgcggcgcacaccTCTCCGCCTCACTCAAGCAGTGGCTTGGGCCGCATACTCCTACTTGGCTTCCGTAA
- a CDS encoding putative PAS-domain containing phosphoglycerate kinase yields MYQDSKILMIFKSLRDIVVIGDNDMVITDMNAAAVAFFGWKVDDVKGKSITFLVPTHPLDVQDNTVTLMAHLANSTDVPVVIQTTRDPHATVVAWTILPIRLPRVYEFGVHINIRAALTPKLSVSDLDFKNRTVFLRVDFNVPFDRETGAIRDDSRICAAVPTIRKIMEDGGRVVIGSHLGRPKKPNANQSLKRILPRLQEVLEKEVTFCTDAFTAGKDVKKMRSGDVMLLENLRFFKGEDSKDAAERNKLASALASFSDIFVCDAFGTVHRMTASMTGVPRVLGAGVTGFLIEKEISAISKVMRNPEQPLVAVVGGSKVSDKINVLSSIFNFAHTVIIGGAMAYTFLEAQGYSVGKSKVERVVREKGRDVDLHNTARDLMDLAKARKVRLILPIDHSCAKEFKDAEPFVTNNADIPAEYMGLDYGPKSIQQAKKAVAEARTLIWNGPLGVFEFSHFATGTNAIAESIKDNKQVVSIVGGGETAAATKDYHECITHVSTGGGAFLELLEGRALPGLICLTARASPKL; encoded by the coding sequence ATGTATCAGGACTCGAAGATTTTGATGATATTCAAGTCGCTGCGCGACATCGTGGTGATTGGCGACAACGATATGGTTATCACCGACATGAacgctgcggctgtggcctTCTTTGGCTGGAAGGTGGATGATGTAAAGGGCAAGAGCATCACCTTTCTCGTCCCCACTCACCCGCTGGATGTACAGGACAACACCGTCACCCTTATGGCACACCTTGCCAACTCTACTGATGTTCCTGTGGTGATCCAAACCACCCGCGACCCCCACGCAACAGTGGTAGCCTGGACGATCTTGCCTATCCGTCTTCCCCGTGTGTACGAGTTCGGGGTGCACATCAACATCCGTGCCGCCCTCACCCCGAAGCTGTCCGTCTCGGACTTGGACTTTAAGAACCGCACGGTGTTCCTGCGTGTGGACTTCAACGTACCGTTCGACCGCGAGACCGGCGCCATTCGCGATGACAGCCGCATctgtgcagcggtgccgacCATTCGCAAGATCATGGAGGACGGAGGGCGTGTGGTGATTGGGTCTCACCTGGGTCGTCCCAAGAAGCCGAATGCGAATCAATCCCTCAAGCGCATCTTGCCTCGTCTGCAagaggtgctggagaaggaggtcACCTTCTGCACGGACGCCTTCACGGCTGGCAAGGATGTGAAGAAGATGAGGAGCGGGGATGTCATGCTGCTGGAGAACCTGCGTTTTTTCAAGGGCGAAGATAGCAAGGATGCTGCTGAGCGGAACAAGTTGGCCTCAGCGCTCGCTTCCTTTAGCGATATCTTTGTCTGCGATGCTTTCGGTACCGTGCATCGCATGACGGCCAGCATGACGGGTGTGCCCCGCGTCTTGGGGGCTGGGGTGACAGGCTTCCTCATCGAAAAGGAGATCAGCGCCATCAGTAAGGTAATGCGCAACCCAGAGCAGCCGCTAGTCGCAGTCGTTGGCGGCTCCAAGGTGTCGGACAAGATCAACGTTCTCTCCTCCATCTTCAACTTTGCGCACACAGTGATCATCGGCGGCGCCATGGCCTACACCTTCCTCGAGGCGCAAGGCTACAGCGTGGGCAAGAGCAAGGTGGAGCGGGTAGTGCGGGAGAAGGGACGTGATGTGGATCTGCATAACACCGCTCGCGATCTGATGGATCTTGCCAAGGCCCGCAAGGTGCGCCTCATCCTGCCCATCGATCACAGCTGCGCCAAGGAGTTCAAAGACGCGGAGCCGTTCGTCACGAACAACGCCGACATTCCCGCGGAGTACATGGGACTGGACTACGGCCCCAAGTCCATTCAGCAGGCGAAGAAGGCCGTTGCGGAGGCCCGCACGCTCATCTGGAACGGCCCTCTCGGCGTCTTTGAGTTTTCGCACTTCGCGACAGGCACCAACGCCATCGCGGAGTCCATCAAGGATAACAAGCAGGTTGTCTCTAtcgtcggtggtggtgagacggcggcggcgaccaAAGACTACCACGAGTGCATCACCCACGTGAgcaccggcggtggtgccttCCTGGAGCTGCTAGAGGGACGCGCACTGCCAGGCCTCATCTGCCTCACCGCTCGTGCCTCTCCTAAGCTGTAG